ATAAAAATGTAAAACAAGTTTACTTAGGGGATCAGTTCAAATTATAAAACTGATAATTATTCATTATAAATAAACATAAATTATGAAATTAACCGACTATCTAAAACCTGAACTAATTCAACTCGGAATGAATTTTTCAAGTAAAAAACGAGCATTAGAAACTATTGGTACATTAGTAACGGATTATTTAATACAAGATGAAACAGAAAATGATCATTCTGATGTTGATTGTTTTGCTTGTTTATTTAAACGAGAAAAATTAGGTTCAACTTGCATTAACTACGGTATCGCCCTACCTCACGCAAAATTGCCAAATTGGAATGGCGATAAACCTATCGCTGTTTTTTTACAGCTTGAAAATCCGATTGATTTTGAAACCGCTGATAATAGAGAAATTGACTTGATTTTTGCGGTTATTTTTCCAGACAAAGAAGATGATGAATATCAAAATAGCCTACAACAAATCGTAAAAGTCTTAAATAATAAGCAGTTAGCAAAATTATTACGAACAACGCAATCCCTAGAAGATATTTGGACGATATTTGAGCAAGCCACACTTCCAGAAGAAGAACTTGACGAAGAGAATAAGGAAGATATATCATCTCAGCCAAAGGACGAATAATCGAATAAATAAGGGGAAAGAATGGAACTTATCATTATAAGCGGACGCTCAGGCTCAGGAAAATCAGTAGCACTCAGAGCATTAGAAGATATGGGCTATTATTGTGTTGATAACCTTCCCCTCTCCTTAATTCCTAGTCTTGTGGATATCTTATCTAAAACCAATGATTCTATTGTTGTAAGCCTTGATATTCGCAACTACCCTAACTACATAAAAAAATTTGATAACCTGTTATCTGAACTACCTAACTATGTAAACACTCGTTTTATTTTTTTAGATTGTAATCCAAATATCTTAATTCAACGTTACAGTGATTCTCGTCGTCTTCATCCTCTCTCCAAAGAAAATTTATCCCTTGAAGGTGCGATAACACTAGAAACAAAATTACTCACACCGCTCTATCAATATGCTAATAATATTATTGATACCACTCACTTATCCACACACGAGCTTGCGGCTAAATTACGTAATTTACTCACAGATAGCGAAAATAAAGAACTTCATATTATTGTTGAATCTTTTGGCTTTAAATACGGTATTCCACCTGATGCAGATTATGTTTTTGATGTACGTTTTTTACCAAATCCATATTGGGATATAAACTTACGTTCAATGACAGGTTTAGAGAAACCTGTACAAGATTTTTTATCAAATCATCAACTTGTAGAACAATTTATTCAAAAAACGAGCGATTATTTAGAAATGTGGTTAACGGAATTAGAACACAATAACCGCAGTTATTTAACGATTGCCATTGGTTGTACTGGTGGAAAACATCGTTCTGTTTTTGTGGCTGAACAATTATTTGAATATTTCAAACAAAAAAATCATAACGTTAAAATTCGTCATCGTCAGTTAGAAAAAGAATTTTAAGTTTTTTAAAAATTTAGACTATTTTTAAGGAGAATGTGGAATTCTCCTTTCTTTTGTCTGTCTTATGTTCGCTAATATCAATATTAAGGAGAATATGATGCAAAAATCACTGTTAAGTTATCTTATTTCTGCGGTGCTTGCGACAACCATTAGCATGCAAGCGGTTAGTTTTGAAGCAGAAAACACCCAAAATCCTTCCCTTGTTTCACAACAACATTCAGGCTTTAAAATTATTTCAAATAATATTAAAAAAAGCCCTGCGGATACGGCAACTTATCAAGGCATTCAGCTTGATAATGGAATGACGGTATTATTGATTTCTGATCCCAAAGCGAATAAATCGTTAATGTCGGCGGTGTTACCTATTGGCTCAATGGAAGATCCACAATCTCAACAAGGATTAGCACATTATCTTGAACATATGGTGTTTATGGGATCAAAAAAATTCCCAGAAACCAATGGATTGGATCATTTCCTCAGTAAAAATGGTGGGCTAAATAATGCCTCTACCGCAAAATATCGTACCGCTTATTATTTAGAAGTAAATAATAACGCCTTTGATGAGGCGGTTGCACGTTTGTCGGATATTTTATCTGAGCCATTATTATTAGAACAAAACGCCAAAAAAGAGCTTAATGCAGTCAATGCAGAAATGGTGCGAGCGAAGTCTAGTGACGGCTATTTAATGTATAGCGTAAATTTGGCAACCTCAAATCCGAACCACCCAATGTCTAAATTTGCAGTGGGAAATAAAGAGAGTTTATCCGATAAACCTGACAGCAAATTACAAGAAGAGCTACAAAAATTCTATCAACAATATTATTCTGCGAATCTTATCAAAGCGGTGCTTTATTCGGATCAATCCATTGAGAAATTACAAAAACTCGCCGTAAAAACCTTAGGGTTGATGAAAAATAAAAATTTGCAAAAACCTATGATAAATGAACCGCTTTATCGTGCCGAAGATAAGGGCGTAATGTTACATTATAAACCGATTAAACCCTCAAAATTATTGGCGATTAGTTTTGATTTCCCAAATGATGAAGATAAATTCAAAAATAAAACAAACACTTACATTTCTTATGTGTTAAATAATAATACCGAAGGAACATTATCGGATTATTTGATTAAAAACGGTTTATCATCAAGTGGTATTCAAGCAACCAGTGATTCAAATGTAAGCCGAAATCGTGGCGATTTTACCATTTATATTGAACTTACTGAGAAAGGATTAGCCCAGCAAGATAAGATTATTTCCCTTATTTTTCAACAAATTGAACAAATCAAAAAACAAGGCATTCAAGAAAGCTATTTCAAAGAAATGCAACAAAGTTTAGAGCAAGATTTTGCCCATTTACAAGTAGAGAAAAATCTCAGCTTTGTAGAAAATATTACGGATGCAATGCTGTTTTATCCATTAGAAAATGTGATCAATGCTAGTTTTGAAACAGAATCTATGGATAAAAAGGCAATCGCCGAAAAATTAGCAGGAATGATGCTGGATAATGCCCGTATTTTGATAATGCACAAAGGTGTTAAAACGGATAAGCAAACGCCTTATATGAATGCACCTTACTCTATTCAAAAATTTAGTGATGCTCAGAAAAAGCAGTGGTTAGATTTTAGCAAAAATCCTGAAATAAAATTACCCGCATTAAACCCTTATTTTGCAACGGATTTTTCATTAAATAAAACCAAAAACTCGCTATTAAAACCACAAAAAGTCATTTTTGAGGCAGGCGAAAAAATCTATGCAATGGGAAGTCATTATTTTCCAAAAGAACCAAAAGCGATTATCAATCTAGGCTTTGGTATCGCCCCTAAAAATACCGAACTAAAACCGCAAATTACCGTTGCTTTACTCAATTATATGAACGGATTAGCTCAATCTAAATTAGCATTTCAATCCTCTATCGCTGGTATTAGTGCCTCATTCTCTTATGGCGAAAATGGTATTGGTGCAAGCCTTTCTGGTTATACGCAAAATTTTGATAAACTGTTACAAGATGGTTTAACTAAAATGAAAAATTTTGAGCTAACAGAAGAAGATTTAAAACAAGCTAAGCAACAGATTTTAGAAGCATTAAATCGTGAGAAGAAAGAAAATAGCTTAAATCAAGCGATGAATGCGTTCTATAAATTAGAAAATTATCCTTACTTTGATACTGAAAAACAAAAAGCGTTAGTGAATGAAATTTCTCTCAGTGACATTGAAAAAATGAGAGAGCATTTATTTAATCAAACGACAGGAATTGAAGTACTTTCAGTGGGAAACTTAACGGATAAGCAGGTGGAAGCATTGACTAAAACTGCACAAAAATATGTTCAAAACAGTAAAACGCAACTGAATAAAAAGTATTTTGTGGATTTCAGAAATATTTCTCAAAAAATCAATTATATTCAGCAAGTGCCGAATGAAGATGATGCATTAGTAGTTACTTACTTGGTAAAAGGGGAGGAGCGACTAACAGATTATGTTCGTTCAACTTTATTAGCTGATATTATTTCTCGCTGGTATTTTAATGACTTACGCACTGATAAACAACTTGGTTATGTAGTCGCTTCTCGTGCTGTTCACACAGGTAAAACCTCTGGTTTAGGCTTTATGGTACAAAGCCCAAATACCAAGCCAAAAGGCATTATGACTCACAATAAACGTTTCTTTAAAGAAAGTGAGCAAAAACTTACGACTTTAACGGATAACGAATTTGAGCAATATCGTGAAAGTTTATTGGAAAAATTACAGCGTAAACCAGAATCCTTAGAGCAAGAATTTGGACGCTTTGTGTCTGATTTTAATCATAACAATTTACGTTTTGATACCAGAGATAAACTGATTGAAATCACACGTAACATAACCAAAGAACAAATTATTGATTTTTATGATCAAGCGGTTATAAAACAATCAGGTTTTGTCTTTATCAGTCAAGCACTTGGCACAAAAGCTCAGCCGAGTGATGCAGTAAATGTAGAAAATGCCAAAACCATAACTAGTATTGAAGGGTTACAAAAAACCTTACCTATTTCATATTGGTAGGCTTCACAGCTTGGAACAGCTCTCTGCTCTTTAAGGGAGCTGAACCTAAAAAAGGCTTTAATGCACCACGAGTGAAACGCTTTGCCGCTTGTTGCGTTGATTTTTCACTGAAATCTAATCGATGAAAAGCGAGCAAATCTTTGCCTAAATAACTTTGATTATTTTGCAAAAGTGATGCGATAAAGCCTTTTTGTTCTCTAAACTGATAGCTCATTTCAGGATCGATCGGATCGCCTGTCGCGGCACAGTGGCTAAAATTTACCGCATAACCTAATGCGTTAAGCAAATGAAATTCAAACGTCCGTAATGTCGGTTCAATTTGTTGAGGTTGCACCGCTAATTGTGTAATACAAGAAAGATATTGCTGAAAAAGTTCTGGATAAGCGGTTGAATTTTCTAAGGTTCTTACCAAAATTTCATTTACATAAAAGCCACTATAAAGGGCGGTGGTTTGCATAGGCAAACTTAATGAGGCAGGCTCAGCTTTGGTTAAACTTTTTAATTCGCCCTTGCCCGCCCAACGTAATAAAAGTGGCGTGAAAGGTTGCAACACCGATTTTAATGGCGAACGTACACGTCTCGCTCCTTTGGCTAGCAAGGTTATTCTGCCATTTTGCTCGGTAAAAAAATCCACCAATAAACTGCTCTCGCTGTATTCTCGGCGGTGTAATACAAAGCCTCGTTGCCAGTTTTCTACGCTCATTCTAACTATACTCAATTTCAACACGTGGTGTAATTTGAGTAACTAATTCATAATTGATTACACCAATCGCCTGTGCCACTTCTTCGATCGGTAATTCTTCGCCCCATAAAATCACTTTATCACCCATTTTATCAGTGCTATCAAGCCCTAAATCAACAGTTAGCATATCCATTGAAACACGCCCAACAATCGGCACTTTTCGACCATTGATCCAAACTGGCGTGCCTAAGGGGGCGTTACGTGGATAACCATCGCCATAACCAATCGCCACCACACCTAATTTAGTGTCTTTCTCGCTGATCCAATAATTACCATACCCTACTGGCTCGCCTGCTTTGTGGTTTCTTACGGCAATCAAGGTGGATGAAAGGGTCATTGTTGGCTGAAAACCAAGATCTCGAATAGGGGTGCTGTTTGGGGAAATGCCGTGTTGAATGATCCCTGGTCGAATCCAATCATAATGAGATTGTTCCCAAAATAAAATGCCACCAGACGCCGCCATACTGCGTTCATTATTGTATTTTGCTGTCACTTGTTCAAAGCAAGCAATTTGTTTTTTAGAATAATCATTTTCAGGTTCATCGGCACAGCTAAAATGGGAAGCAAAAAAGAGATTATTAACCAATTTACACTGACTTAAACGCTGATACACTTCATCAACTTTTTCAGGCTGAAAACCTAAACGGTGCATACCCGTATCAATTTTGATCCAAATATCAATGGTTGCAAGCGGTGATATTTTTTTCGTTTTTTGCAAATTTTCGATCATTTCTACTTGTTCAAAATTATGTATCACAACATCTAGTTTTTTATCGATAACTTGTTGTAATTCAAAGGAATTAAAAAAACCTTCTAATAACAATACCGTTCCTGGATAATGCAACTCACGAATTTTTATCGCCTCAGAAAGACGTGCAACAGCAAAAGCGTCCACTTCATATTTTAATACATCAATCAAATAAGGAATTGTTTTTCCATAACCATTCGCCTTAATAACGGAACAAATTTTACTCTTTGGTGCAATGCTTTTTATGCGTTGTATATTATTATATAATGCGGTCTTATTTAGCGTCAGTATCGTTGATTTCATTGATCATTCCATTTGCTTATTTTTATCGTTTAGGAGGTAAATTATACTTCAAATAAAATATTATAGAAATAAATACTAAAAGGAGTAATATAATGAAAACCATTTTTTTCAGAGGAGAAATTTATGTTTGGTTTTGATATTAGCGTTTTACCTTTGTTACCGATCATTTTCGTGATCTTCATCATCGTTGTTTTACGATCTACTTTAAAAATTGTACCACAGGGATACAACTGGACGGTTGAGCGTTTTGGACGTTATACCCGCACCTTAAAACCAGGGTTAAATATTGTTGTGCCTTTTGTTGAAATGGTTGGGCGTAAAATCAATATGATGGAACAAGTGCTGGATATTCCTTCCCAAGAAGTCATTTCCAAAGATAATGCGAGTGTATCGATTGACGCTGTGTGTTTCGTGCAAGTGGTTGATGCTCGTAGTGCTGCGTATGAAGTGAATAATCTTGATCAAGCGATTATCAATTTAACGATGACCAATATGCGTACCGTATTAGGCTCGATGGATCTTGACGATATGCTTTCACAACGTGATTTGATCAATGGTCGCCTACTTGGGATCGTTGATGAAGCAACCAATCCGTGGGGCGTGAAAGTAACCCGTATTGAAATTCGTGATGTTAGCCCACCACAAGAATTGATTGATGCAATGAATGCTCAAATGAAAGCAGAACGTAATAAACGTGCAGAAATTTTAGAAGCAGAAGGGATCCGCCAAGCTGAAATTTTACGTTCCGAAGGGGAAAAACAATCTCGCATTCTGCAAGCGGAAGGGGAACGTCAGGAAGCCTTCTTACGTGCCGAAGCCCGTGAACGTCAAGCCGAAGCGGAAGCGAAAGCAACCCAAATGGTGTCTGATGCAATTGCGAATGGAAATACCCAAGCAATCAACTACTTTATTGCTCAAAAATATACCGAAGCATTAAAAGAGATTGGTGGTGCGGATAATAGCAAAGTCGTGTTAATGCCACTAGAAGCCTCAAACTTAATGGGATCGATTTCTGGTATTGCTGAATTGTTAAACAGTACGAAAAAATAATCAATTTCATCATTATAAGCGGTTGAATATTGAAATTTATTTGCAAAAATAATGAAAAATTTGACCGCTTTTAAACAGGAGCATTATATGGACTGGCTTACAGATTGGAATAGTTGGTTAATCGGTGGATTTATCCTACTTATTTTAGAAGTGATGTTACCAGGTGTATTCTTTATGTGGTGGGGCTTTGCTGCCATCATTATGTCCGGGCTTGTTGCAATGATAACAATCTCGTTATCGTGGCAATTTGCAATTTTTGCGGTTTTAGCTTCTATTTTCAGTTTTATTTGGTGGCGTTATCAGCAGAAAAAAGATCGTAAACAAGATGAAGAATCATCACTCAATCAGCGTAATCACGCAATGATCGGACGAATGGGGCGTGTAGTTGAAATTTTAGATAACGGCTCAATTCGTGCAAAATTCGCAGATTCCACGTGGAAAGTGGAAGGCGAAAAATTAGTTATTGGCGATTTAATTAAAGTTATAAAAGTTGAGGGAATTATTTTAATTGTAGAAAAATGCTAGGATTATTGTTATAATATTTTCTCATTTTCTCATTTTCTCATTTTCTCATTTTCTCATTTTCTCATTTTCTCATAAAAATGATACTGGTTAAGTAACGTTTTAGGTGTAAAATTTTATAAAAAATTATGTGTTCTGATATTAAAGCAATTATTTTTTCACGTGGCATAAAAAAAATCCCACATTTACAACATTTTCTACCAGAATTTGGCTTATCCAATTCTACAACTGATGTTGAAAATAGTGTTGTAATGGGCTGGGGATATCGCCCTTCAACTAAAAAAGCTTTAGATTTTGCTAGAAAACATAATTTGTCTTATATTGCCTTAGAAGATGGTTTTTTACGCTCGCTTGGATTAGGCATTAATGGCTATCCACCTTTATCAATGATCGTTGATGATTTAGGCATTTATTACGATAGCTCTAAACCTTCTCGCTTAGAAAAATTGATTTTAGATTATAACGATGATTTTGAACTCAATTATCAAGCGAAGAAAGCAATGTATTTAATGCAGAAATATCAGCTTTCAAAATATAATCACGCCTTAAATTTTTCATCAAAAATAAGTGATTGTCGTCCTGTTACGCTCATTATTGATCAAACTTTCGGCGATATGTCCGTTACTTATGGTAAAGCTGATGAACAAATTTTTTTACAAATGGTCAAATGTGCCATTGCTGAAAATCCCAAAAATCAGATTTGGGTCAAAACGCACCCTGATGTGCTAAGCGGTAAGAAAAAAGGGTATTTTTGCAATTTTGATGATTTTCAAGAAAAAGTGACTTTTATCGCTGATGATGTAAATCCTCAATCGTTACTTGAACAGGCAGAAAATGTCTATTGTGTAACTTCACAAATGGGATTTGAGGCATTGTTATTGGGTAAAAAAGTCGTCACTTTTGGTACGCCTTGGTTTGCAGGCTGGGGATTAACAGACGATCGTCACGCTTTTATTGCTCAATTAAGAACAGAGAAAAGACGAACGAATAAAAATATTACGGCATTATTTGCTGCGGCTTACTTGCAATATAGTCGTTATATTTCGCCTTTTAATGGAAAACCAAGTGATATTTTTGAAGTTATTGATTATTTGAAAAGAAGCAAAATCATCAATCAAAAATTGGCTGGTGAAATTTATTGTGTTGGTATGTCAATTTGGAAAAGAGCTGCTATTAAACCGTTTTTCAATGTACCACAATGCCAGCTAAAATTTATTTCTATCAAGCAAGCGGTGAATAATATTTCACTTTTTGCAAATGCGAAAATTTTGGTATGGGGAAATAGTAAAAATCAGATTGAAGAATTAGCGCACAAGCACCAAATTCCTGTGCTAAAAATGGAAGACGGCTTTATTCGCTCGGTAGGGCTAGGATCAAATTTAGTCCCTCCCCTCTCTTTGGTGATCGATCCAATTGGCATTTATTTTGATGCGACCAAGCGGTCATATTTAGAAGAGATTTTGCAAAACTTTCAATTTAGTTCAGACGATTTATTACTGGCGAATAAAATTAGAAAACAACTTATCGCTCAGCATATTGGGAAATATAACGTTGGAAACGCAGATTTTGAAATAAATTCAGATAAGAAAACACTCTTAGTAGTGGGGCAAGTTGAAGATGACGCATCAATTAAATTCGGTTCGCCTGAAATTAAAACGAATTTAGCCCTGTTGCAAAAAGTGCGAGAACAAAATACAGACTGTTATATTATTTATAAACCGCACCCAGATGTAGTTAGCAAAAATAGAAATGGCAAAATAGCTCGTGACATTGCGTTACAATATGCAGATCAACTTATTGAAACTGCAAATATTTTAGATTGTATTAACCAAGTAGATGAAGTACATACTCTTACTTCTCTTGCGGGCTTTGAGACATTACTAAGAAATAAAAAAGTAGTCTGTTACGGATTACCTTTTTATTCAAACTGGGGATTAACAAAGGATTATTTACCTTTACCAAGAAGAACAAGAAAATTAACCTTAGATGAACTTGTGGCTGGCGTGATGATTTACTACCCGCAATATATTGAGCCACAGCATCAATATTTTATTGATCCTTTACAGGCAATCAATATTTTAAAAACACAAAAAGAAGCATTAAATCATAATGGTTTTAAACGTTTTTGGATTTCAAAACAAATTTTTAAATTAAAACAACTGATAAAGTTGGTGGGATAATGATCAAACATAATCTTGACGAGTTAGTGGATAGTTCACGAAATATTTTATTGCTACAAGGTGCGATTGGCAATTTTTTTGCAGAATTATCCTCTTTTTTAACCGCTAAACAAAAGCAAGTGTTCAAAATAAATTTTAATGGTGGCGATGATTTTTTCTATCCAGTGAATGATCATACCTATCAATTTCAAGATCATTTTTGTTTTTTAAGTAGTTATTTAAAAAATATTGTAAAAGAAAAAAATATAGATACTTTCATTTGTTTTGGGGATAACCGCCCCTGCCACAAAATAGCCAAAGCAGTAGCAAAACAATTAAATATTGCGTTTTGGGTCTTTGAGGAAGGTTATTTTCGCCCTAATTTTGTCACGCTTGAAAAACAGGGGGTAAATGCCTACTCGCCTATTCCTAAGAATGCTGACTTTTTTTGGAATCGACCGAGTAAAATACCTGAAACTTCTCAAGAAATTACAAAAAGCTTTATCAAAGTGGTAATAAAAGCTGTTCAATATTATTACTATCTCAATAAAAGCAGCACAAAATACAAATACAATGTTCATCATAGAGAAACAAGCCTTAATCATTATATAAGAATATGGTTTAAGTCAGGAATTAAACGTTTTTATCATCGTTTTTCAGAATATTGGCTAACCAAAAAGATTATTCGTGGCGATTTGAATGATTTTTTTATTGTGCCATTACAAGTGTATAACGATTCACAAATAGTTGTACATAGTGATTTTCAGGATGTTCAGCATTCATTAAACTATGTTTTAGATTCATTTAGTCAATTTGCACCTAAAAATCTAAATTTGATCATAAAACATCATCCAATGGATCGTGGCTTTACCAATTATTCGAAAGTGATTAAGGAATATGAAAATCGTTATCCTGATTTAAAAAATCGCGTGTTTTATATTTACGATATTCCATTACCGATTATTTTAAGACAAGCGAAAGCAATGGTGACAGTAAACAGCACAAGTGGGCTTTCCGCAATGGTGCATAATGTGCCAGTTAAAGTATTAGGAAAAGCAAATTACGATTTTGAAGGGCTAACATATCAAGGTGACTTAAAGGATTTTTGGTCAGAGCCAAATCAGGTAGATGAAGAACTATTTACCCTTTATCGAAACTATCATTTAAATAAAACGCATTTGAATGGGTGTTTTTATGGTGGGGTAATATTAAAATTATAACGTCTCTAGAATATTCAACAAACAAAAGGATAAAAATGGAAAATTTAAAATATACCCGATTTAAACAACGTTTCCAAAATTTTGAAAAAGCATTTATACAACTAAAAAAAGCAGTAATTCGAGCCGATGAATTAGATGAATTATCCAAAGAAGGGTTGATACAACGCTTTGAATATACTTTTGAATTATCTTGGAAAACACTGAAAGACTACTTAGAGTATGAAACAGAAGAAGCAATATTATCACCAAGACAAGTGATTAAAACAGCATTTAAATTAGAGTTACTTGATAACGGTGAATATTGGCTTGAAATGCTAAATAAACGTAATTTAATGGCTCATACTTATAACGAAGATTATTTTAAACAAGTATTTGAAAGTATTATAAATCTCTATTTTTCTCAAATTGAAAAATTATATGAACAGCTCAAAGAGATGAGCTATGAATAATAGTTTTGGTATTTATGAAAAAAGTTTTAACTTAATTGTTAAAACATTATTTTCTTTCCCAGAAATTGAAAAGGCTTGGATATTTGGCTCAAGAGCCTTAGGGAATTATAAAAAAGGCTCTGACATTGATATCGCTTTAGAAGGAAAAAATATAAACCTAGATACCCTTGCAAACCTTTCTGGGCTATTAAATGATGAATTAGAGATCCCCTATGAGCTTGATCTTATTGATATAAAAAATTGTGATAATACTGACCTACTTACTCATATAAAGCAAAAAGGCATATTATTTTTAAACAGAACAGAGTTACCTCCCTCCATAAGAGAGCCTCTAGACTAGACCACTCTTGGTTGTTTTTTAATCAACCAGAGGGGGGGGGGGTAACTAAAATCTATGGTTTTTGTCAAAAAAATCACAAAAACAGATAAGCTTTCCTGTATAATAGGAAAAATTATAATTAAATATTAAGGTGTTATGTTTTCTCTCTTTCACAACAGAAAAAAGTTTTTATTGGAACATAATATGTTTCAGACTCTACTTTTAGAATACGATTCCACAATCTCTGTTGAAACAGTGATCGCTCATTTTGCGTTGCAGAAAGAGAATGCAAAACATAATCTTGAAACCTTAATGAGCAAAAAGATATCGTACAAAAATTATTGTGTTTTAATTAGGTACTTAAGTTTTTATGCTCCCTCTGTGGCATTAGAACTATTAAAAAGCAAACAATTAAAAGAGCCTTATTTTTATTTAAGTCTATTGGCTCATTTAGGTAAACACGCAGAGTTAGAAAAAGAAATCAAGAGTCAGTTAAATGCTGACTCTTCAAGTGAAGTATTACTCTTAAAAAACTATCTACATAACGATGCGAAACAAAAAATAATACAGTTAAATACACTTTTTAAAGAAAATGAATTAGAACTATTACAACTAAAGGATAAAAATAAAAATCTTTTTGTCGACAATTTATATTCCACGGCTACCCCTTTACCAAAAGAAGATATGCCTTTAGTTAGTATTATTGTTACAACCTATAATTTAGAAAAATACATTGAACATAGTATAAAATCGTTACTCAATCAAACCTATACAAATATAGAAATTATTGTGGTTGATGATGCAAGCTCAGATAACACTGTGGCTATTGTTGATAAAATCGCATTGAAACATACGAATATTAAACTAATAAAACAAACGAACAATGTTGGCACATATGCCTGTAAACATATTGCAATGGAATATGTAAATGGCGAATTTGTGCAATGCCACGATGGTGATGATTGGGCTTGCCCACAAAAAATAGAAAAGCAAGTAATTCCATTACTAAAAGATAGAAAGCTAGTAGCAACATTTTCAAGATGGTTAAGATTAGATAAAGATGGTGATCCTGTTACTGATCGAATTTATCCCTTGATAAGAGAAAACCCTAGCTCTTGTTTATTTAGAAAAGAAGTCGTTATGAATAAAATGAGACTATGGGAACAGGTAAAAACAGGAGCTGACAGTGAATTTAATGCTCGCATTAAGCAAATTTTTTCAAAGCAAATTTTGACGATAAAATTACCGCTTACAATAGGATCTTATAGAAAAGAATCGCTTAGTCAAAATCCGAATACAAAAGATCCATTAGGGAGATTGAAATATTGGGAAGAGTGGAAAAAAAACTTAATAAAAAAGAGAATAATATGAAAAAACTAATCATTTTAGGTCATCAAGAAGAAGATTGTAAACAATTGGAAAATTGGTTTATTGAGGCTGGAATGCAATCGCCTAGCCTCTCAAAAATAAATCAAATGTCGCCAAAAGAAATGACAGAAGTATTTAAAAAACTTTCTGCACAAGAATTTGAAACTTACTTATTGGAGGACAAAGAACCTAGCAATGCTAAAAGTAAGAAGAAAAAGCAGGAAATAGATATTCATCAGCAAAAAATGGCTGAATATCTAATGATGGACTTTAACCTAGCGAATTTAGAT
This DNA window, taken from Phocoenobacter uteri, encodes the following:
- a CDS encoding glycosyltransferase family 2 protein, with the translated sequence MFQTLLLEYDSTISVETVIAHFALQKENAKHNLETLMSKKISYKNYCVLIRYLSFYAPSVALELLKSKQLKEPYFYLSLLAHLGKHAELEKEIKSQLNADSSSEVLLLKNYLHNDAKQKIIQLNTLFKENELELLQLKDKNKNLFVDNLYSTATPLPKEDMPLVSIIVTTYNLEKYIEHSIKSLLNQTYTNIEIIVVDDASSDNTVAIVDKIALKHTNIKLIKQTNNVGTYACKHIAMEYVNGEFVQCHDGDDWACPQKIEKQVIPLLKDRKLVATFSRWLRLDKDGDPVTDRIYPLIRENPSSCLFRKEVVMNKMRLWEQVKTGADSEFNARIKQIFSKQILTIKLPLTIGSYRKESLSQNPNTKDPLGRLKYWEEWKKNLIKKRII